A single genomic interval of Asterias amurensis chromosome 1, ASM3211899v1 harbors:
- the LOC139939933 gene encoding galanin receptor type 1-like — translation MEQLNLSESPNTIEETPADGETTTGDGDGFGKFVVALYCMISLLGITGNLLVAIVLLRVPSLRSNTSDFLVHLSIVDFMVCVLVIPFFLAPKPNPTPNPGFFGEVWCRLYKSKFLFWFFTMTSVLGLTAVNLERYVAIVYPHKYKTVFSKQNKYAVIAVCWMLGAITKLELVILSEEDEVIGCHRDGWSSGGAQAVFGLYTFTVSFFAPFIVMILAQVKVISKLNRQVKMLTARTATSGLNPSDQREMWQLRASQTLVKTLLACVITFGVCWTPSHIWFLLFNFSVPLAPGRPFHLLTIILAVGNSCVNPVIYTMTNKPFRKGIRELFCKQRDSNQVTNGTVATGTVSETISTAQ, via the exons ATGGAGCAGCTTAACCTCTCTGAATCACCAAACACTATTGAGGAAACACCGGCTGATGGAGAAACAACAACGGGAGATGGCGATGGTTTTGGCAAATTCGTTGTAGCTCTCTACTGCATGATCAGCTTGCTTGGTATCACTGGTAACTTACTGGTTGCCATCGTACTCCTCCGTGTGCCGTCCCTGCGGTCTAATACCAGTGATTTCTTAGTACATCTCTCCATTGTAGATTTCATGGTTTGTGTTCTGGTCATTCCATTTTTCCTAGCACCTAAGCCCAACCCTACTCCAAACCCTGGGTTTTTCGGTGAGGTGTGGTGTCGACTTTACAAGTCCAAGTTCCTGTTTTGGTTCTTCACGATGACGTCAGTCTTGGGTTTGACTGCGGTCAATTTGGAGCGCTATGTAGCCATCGTCTACCCACACAAATACAAGACAGTGTTctctaaacaaaataaatatgcaGTTATTGCTGTCTGCTGGATGCTTGGAGCTATTACGAAGTTGGAACTAGTAATTTTGTCCGAAGAAGATGAAGTCATTGGTTGTCACCGAGACGGCTGGTCGAGCGGGGGAGCTCAGGCGGTATTTGGCTTGTACACTTTCACTGTCAGCTTCTTTGCTCCATTCATTGTGATGATTCTTGCGCAAGTGAAAGTTATATCAAAGCTGAACAGACAAGTGAAGATGTTAACTGCCAGAACAG CCACTTCGGGTTTAAATCCAAGCGACCAGCGTGAGATGTGGCAGCTCCGAGCCTCCCAAACCCTGGTGAAGACACTCCTGGCCTGCGTCATCACATTCGGTGTGTGCTGGACTCCAAGTCATATCTGGTTCCTGCTCTTCAACTTCAGTGTTCCATTGGCTCCAGGTCGCCCTTTCCACCTTCTGACTATCATCTTAGCCGTTGGTAATTCCTGTGTGAATCCAGTCATTTACACAATGACCAACAAGCCGTTCCGTAAAGGGATCAGGGAGCTGTTTTGTAAgcagcgggattcgaaccaggtgACTAACGGTACTGTTGCCACCGGCACTGTGTCTGAGACCATCTCTACGGCCCAATAG